A region of Paenibacillus sp. JNUCC-31 DNA encodes the following proteins:
- the glgD gene encoding glucose-1-phosphate adenylyltransferase subunit GlgD — translation MKPLIGVINLDHELEELKELTYFRCGAAVPYAGRYRLIDFVLSNMMNAGIESIGVFVRRKYRSLMDHLGDGKPWDLDRKHGGMFILPPDWNDPTDTSQGDLQHFHNNLDFFRRGSGQYVVHAGSRHVTKADLQDVYRYHISKGADVTLVCKKVDQLLPEHDACVKVEDDGSGNVVDIHQSADHPNIYTEIFIMEKELFLRQVQRCIDHGESHFFRDVIQKNPDGLNIAAYAYDGYHAVINSVDSYYRNSLELLNTGLYEQLFKEQPVQTKIKYEAPAKYLDTAEVKHSLLANGCIVGGEVEDSILFRGVTVEKGAKIKGSIIMQKCYIGEGAVLENVILDKDVKLSGGQTLIGDPSNPYILAKSTII, via the coding sequence ATGAAACCATTGATCGGAGTTATTAACCTTGACCATGAGCTTGAAGAATTAAAGGAATTGACGTACTTTCGCTGCGGAGCCGCGGTGCCTTATGCCGGGCGTTACCGTCTGATTGATTTTGTATTATCCAATATGATGAATGCTGGCATTGAAAGTATCGGTGTATTTGTCCGTCGCAAGTACCGTTCACTTATGGATCATCTGGGAGACGGCAAGCCATGGGATTTGGATCGCAAGCATGGGGGCATGTTTATTTTGCCACCGGACTGGAATGATCCGACGGATACGTCCCAGGGGGACCTGCAGCATTTTCACAATAATCTCGATTTTTTCCGCCGGGGTTCCGGACAATATGTCGTTCATGCGGGAAGTCGGCACGTGACCAAAGCGGATTTGCAAGACGTGTACAGGTACCATATAAGCAAGGGAGCGGATGTAACACTGGTCTGCAAAAAAGTGGATCAACTGCTGCCTGAACATGACGCCTGTGTCAAAGTTGAAGATGACGGGAGCGGTAATGTGGTGGACATTCACCAAAGTGCCGATCACCCGAATATATATACAGAAATTTTCATCATGGAAAAAGAACTGTTCCTGCGCCAGGTACAGCGCTGCATCGATCATGGGGAAAGCCATTTCTTCCGTGATGTGATTCAGAAAAACCCGGATGGGTTGAACATTGCTGCATATGCCTACGATGGTTATCATGCTGTAATCAATTCGGTCGACAGCTATTACCGCAACAGCCTTGAACTGCTGAATACGGGACTGTATGAACAATTGTTCAAGGAACAGCCTGTTCAGACCAAGATCAAGTACGAAGCCCCGGCCAAATATCTGGACACCGCCGAGGTGAAACATTCCCTGCTTGCGAACGGCTGCATCGTGGGCGGAGAAGTGGAAGATAGTATCCTCTTCCGGGGTGTGACTGTGGAAAAAGGCGCCAAAATCAAGGGCTCCATCATCATGCAAAAGTGCTACATCGGAGAGGGCGCCGTCCTTGAAAATGTCATTCTCGACAAGGATGTGAAACTGAGCGGTGGCCAGACGCTGATTGGCGATCCATCGAACCCGTATATTCTGGCGAAGAGTACTATTATCTAA
- a CDS encoding glycogen/starch/alpha-glucan phosphorylase: MFDNKETFKSIFRRNLVSKLGKPLEEATQEDVYHVLGSMIREYAGQDWATSNQGFKQRQDKQVYYFSLEFLIGRLLGNNLLNVNELELVRESLAELGFSLEEVEEQEADAGLGNGGLGRLAACFLDSLASLGYAGHGCGIRYKYGLFEQKIINGNQVELPDNWLDKGNEWEVRRPEKKVEVQFWGHVEAYEQDGQYQFVTKDAESVVAVPYDVPVIGYGQPHVNTLRLWSAEPKRGTSLDTPSNYYGYLDYGRSVESISEFLYPDDSQYEGKLLRLKQQYFMCSAGVQSALRTFNKLELPYDRLPDKVAFHINDTHPTLVIPELMRILIDVKGYGWDEAWDITTRTVSYTNHTTLSEALEKWPVAMISKLLPRIYMIIEEINKRFCGMLLERYPGDPDRIQHLAIIAYDQVRMANLAIVGSHSVNGVAALHTEILKEREMAPFYALYPERFNNKTNGITHRRWLMHANPKLSNLITDTIGRDWITEPGRLNELVGAADDASFQQQFHSIKRHNKERLAAYILDHTGTAVNPDSIFDVQVKRLHGYKRQLLNILHVMHLYNRLKSDASFDIVPRTFIFGAKAAPSYYFAKKIIKLINTVADRVNRDAAVKDRLQVFFLENYSVSLAEKIIPAADVSEQISTAGKEASGTGNMKFMMNGALTIGTMDGANVEMAEQVGQDNMFIFGLSADEVMDYYRSGSYRPSEIVQQDERIREVVEQLVHPGAFCERDGEFWDIYDSLLAHGDEYFVLRDFAGYADAHAAIDLAYRDIPGWTRKAVLNTAHSGIFSSDRTISEYATDIWGIHPVSGNWKG; the protein is encoded by the coding sequence TTGTTTGACAACAAGGAAACGTTCAAGAGTATTTTTAGGCGGAATCTGGTTAGCAAATTAGGCAAACCACTTGAAGAGGCTACGCAGGAAGATGTCTATCACGTACTTGGTAGCATGATCCGCGAATATGCGGGTCAGGATTGGGCGACGTCGAATCAGGGATTTAAGCAGCGCCAGGATAAACAGGTTTATTACTTCTCGCTGGAATTCCTGATTGGACGTCTGCTCGGCAACAATCTGCTGAATGTGAATGAATTGGAACTCGTTCGTGAAAGTCTGGCTGAATTGGGCTTCTCTTTGGAAGAAGTGGAGGAACAGGAGGCGGATGCAGGTCTCGGTAACGGAGGTCTGGGACGACTCGCAGCCTGTTTTCTGGATTCATTGGCATCCCTGGGTTACGCGGGACATGGGTGCGGTATTCGATATAAATATGGTTTGTTTGAGCAAAAAATTATCAACGGCAATCAGGTGGAATTACCCGATAATTGGCTTGATAAGGGTAATGAATGGGAAGTGCGCCGTCCGGAAAAAAAGGTGGAAGTGCAATTCTGGGGCCATGTTGAGGCCTATGAACAGGATGGACAGTACCAATTTGTCACAAAGGATGCCGAATCGGTTGTAGCTGTGCCTTATGATGTGCCTGTTATTGGTTATGGTCAGCCGCATGTGAACACATTGCGATTGTGGAGCGCGGAGCCCAAGCGGGGGACCTCGCTGGATACCCCCTCAAACTATTACGGATATCTGGATTACGGTCGTTCCGTAGAATCGATCTCAGAGTTCTTGTACCCGGATGATTCCCAATACGAGGGCAAGCTGCTCCGTCTGAAACAGCAATACTTTATGTGTTCTGCTGGCGTACAGAGTGCTTTGCGTACATTTAATAAACTAGAGCTCCCCTATGATCGATTGCCGGATAAGGTAGCGTTTCATATCAATGATACGCACCCAACACTGGTCATTCCCGAACTGATGCGGATTCTGATTGATGTCAAAGGATACGGATGGGATGAAGCTTGGGATATCACAACCCGCACCGTATCCTATACCAACCATACAACGTTAAGCGAGGCGCTTGAAAAGTGGCCTGTAGCCATGATCAGCAAGCTGCTGCCACGCATTTACATGATTATTGAAGAGATCAACAAACGATTCTGCGGCATGCTGCTCGAGCGTTATCCCGGAGACCCGGATCGAATTCAGCATCTGGCGATTATTGCATACGATCAGGTGCGGATGGCGAATCTGGCTATTGTGGGCAGTCATAGCGTGAATGGTGTCGCGGCATTGCATACTGAAATATTGAAAGAACGGGAAATGGCACCGTTCTATGCGCTCTATCCGGAACGCTTTAATAACAAAACCAATGGCATCACTCATCGCCGCTGGCTGATGCATGCCAACCCGAAGCTGTCAAATCTGATTACAGATACGATTGGAAGGGATTGGATTACGGAGCCGGGCAGACTGAATGAGCTGGTAGGTGCTGCGGATGATGCTTCATTCCAGCAGCAATTCCATTCCATCAAACGCCACAATAAAGAGCGGCTGGCTGCGTATATCCTGGATCATACCGGAACAGCCGTCAACCCGGACTCCATTTTTGACGTACAGGTGAAAAGGCTGCATGGCTACAAACGGCAGTTGCTCAACATTCTGCATGTCATGCATCTGTATAACCGACTCAAAAGCGACGCTTCGTTTGATATCGTGCCACGCACGTTCATTTTTGGAGCAAAGGCGGCGCCGAGTTATTATTTTGCCAAGAAAATCATCAAGCTGATTAACACGGTGGCAGATAGGGTGAATCGCGATGCGGCCGTGAAAGATCGCCTGCAGGTATTTTTCCTGGAAAACTATTCAGTCTCTCTTGCCGAGAAAATTATTCCGGCCGCAGACGTCAGCGAACAGATTTCAACTGCAGGCAAGGAAGCCTCAGGTACGGGTAACATGAAGTTCATGATGAACGGTGCGTTAACCATAGGTACAATGGATGGCGCGAATGTGGAGATGGCTGAGCAGGTCGGTCAGGACAATATGTTCATCTTTGGTCTGAGCGCAGACGAAGTAATGGATTATTACCGCTCCGGCAGTTATCGGCCGAGTGAGATTGTGCAGCAGGATGAACGGATTCGCGAGGTAGTAGAGCAACTGGTACATCCGGGAGCGTTCTGTGAGCGTGATGGTGAATTCTGGGACATCTATGATTCCTTGCTGGCTCATGGTGACGAATACTTTGTGTTACGTGACTTTGCTGGCTATGCGGATGCCCATGCTGCCATCGATTTGGCTTATCGTGATATACCGGGATGGACGCGTAAGGCTGTACTGAATACGGCTCATTCCGGTATTTTCTCCAGTGATCGCACTATCAGTGAATATGCAACAGATATCTGGGGCATTCATCCGGTGTCCGGAAACTGGAAGGGCTAG
- a CDS encoding VanZ family protein codes for MNKGSWLRSRWVLAIVACMAALYMLFMGNLLFVSGRTPGMNYQYNLVPLETIKPLLFERYRYHTESWVKNLFGNIVLFIPLGIWIPWLFRRCRKFFTFTGTVVVLLFAVEFTQFITRVGSFDVDDIILNTLGAWMGYIAFTLLKFKYSQREARY; via the coding sequence ATGAATAAAGGATCGTGGCTGCGCTCCAGATGGGTCCTGGCCATTGTCGCCTGTATGGCGGCACTATATATGCTGTTCATGGGCAACTTGCTCTTCGTCAGTGGTAGAACGCCTGGCATGAACTATCAATATAATTTGGTACCCTTGGAGACAATCAAGCCGCTTCTTTTTGAAAGGTATCGATATCATACAGAATCCTGGGTGAAGAATCTGTTTGGCAATATTGTCTTGTTTATTCCGCTTGGCATATGGATACCCTGGTTATTTCGCCGATGCCGAAAGTTTTTCACATTCACAGGCACAGTCGTTGTGCTTCTGTTTGCAGTCGAGTTCACACAATTCATTACTCGTGTTGGTTCGTTTGATGTCGATGACATTATTTTAAATACGCTGGGAGCCTGGATGGGGTACATAGCGTTTACTTTACTCAAGTTCAAGTACTCACAGAGAGAGGCTCGATATTAG
- a CDS encoding glycoside hydrolase family 13 protein, producing MGNIVWWKESVVYQIYPNSFKDSDGDGQGDLQGIYDKLDYLSQLGVDVIWICPIYDSPGHDNGYDIRDYYAILRKYGTMEDFDRLLDEAHKRGLKIMMDLVLNHTSDEHPWFVESRSSLVNPKRDYYIWRSGKNGQVPNNWESYFGGSVWKHDPETNEYYMHLYSEHQPDLNWNNSQMAEEMYEMVHWWLQKGVDGFRLDAVAHIAKAEGLPSAHNPDNLPVVPAYQLFSNLEQVHSILSKLNNLILKPYGPMTVGETSGLGPEQALAYVGTDRNELNMVFQFEHMFVDAKSAGIGKWNYREWKLPELKEIMSRWQTVLHGRGWNANYMGNHDQPRPVSRFGDDGKYRVRSAQMLATWMLTLEGTPYIYQGEEIGMTNVAFPNIEDYRDIETMNYYRQHIGQGRSKPEVMQAIWRKSRDNARTPMQWDDTKHAGFTEGEPWIQVNENYTEINVADAERDPQSILHYYRKLIALRKQHKVLIYGAYELLLPDDPDIYVYTRTLDDEQMLVIMNFREHEPEMQWPEGWSSKQAKLLISNVSKRYSTDEGAILLQPYEARVYQMRQ from the coding sequence GTGGGCAATATCGTCTGGTGGAAAGAGAGTGTAGTGTATCAGATTTACCCCAACAGCTTCAAAGATTCGGATGGGGATGGTCAGGGTGACTTGCAAGGCATATATGACAAACTTGATTATTTGAGTCAACTGGGTGTGGATGTCATCTGGATCTGTCCGATCTATGATTCCCCCGGACATGATAACGGGTATGACATCCGGGATTACTACGCTATTTTACGCAAGTATGGCACAATGGAGGATTTCGACCGTCTGCTCGACGAGGCACACAAGCGGGGTCTCAAGATCATGATGGATCTGGTTTTGAATCATACGTCCGATGAACATCCATGGTTTGTCGAATCACGATCATCGCTGGTGAATCCAAAACGGGATTACTACATTTGGCGTTCAGGCAAGAACGGTCAGGTTCCAAACAACTGGGAATCTTACTTCGGGGGCTCCGTATGGAAACATGATCCAGAAACGAATGAATATTATATGCATTTGTATTCCGAGCATCAGCCGGATCTCAACTGGAACAATTCACAGATGGCTGAAGAGATGTATGAGATGGTACATTGGTGGCTGCAAAAAGGTGTTGATGGTTTCCGACTCGATGCGGTAGCGCATATCGCCAAGGCGGAGGGGCTGCCGAGTGCTCACAATCCGGACAATTTGCCTGTCGTTCCGGCGTACCAGCTTTTTTCCAACCTGGAGCAGGTACATTCCATCCTGAGCAAACTGAACAATTTGATCCTGAAGCCATATGGTCCAATGACGGTTGGAGAGACTTCAGGACTTGGCCCCGAGCAGGCGCTGGCCTATGTTGGGACAGATCGGAATGAGCTGAACATGGTGTTCCAGTTTGAGCATATGTTTGTGGATGCCAAATCCGCTGGAATCGGCAAATGGAACTATCGGGAGTGGAAGCTTCCTGAGCTGAAAGAAATCATGAGCCGCTGGCAAACCGTGCTGCATGGCAGGGGCTGGAATGCCAACTATATGGGCAATCATGATCAACCGCGTCCGGTATCCCGCTTCGGTGATGATGGCAAGTACAGAGTTCGCTCTGCCCAGATGCTGGCTACCTGGATGCTCACCCTGGAAGGCACACCGTACATTTACCAAGGGGAAGAGATTGGCATGACCAATGTTGCTTTTCCTAATATTGAGGATTATCGGGATATTGAGACGATGAATTATTATCGACAGCACATTGGTCAGGGGCGTTCAAAACCTGAAGTGATGCAGGCGATTTGGCGTAAGAGTCGTGATAATGCCCGTACGCCGATGCAGTGGGATGATACGAAACATGCAGGATTTACCGAGGGTGAGCCTTGGATTCAGGTGAACGAGAATTATACTGAGATTAATGTGGCTGATGCCGAACGTGATCCCCAGTCCATTCTGCATTATTACCGCAAACTGATTGCACTTCGCAAACAACATAAAGTACTCATCTACGGGGCCTATGAGCTGCTTTTGCCGGATGATCCTGACATCTATGTTTATACCCGTACGTTGGACGATGAACAAATGCTGGTTATAATGAACTTTCGTGAGCATGAGCCCGAGATGCAATGGCCGGAAGGATGGAGCTCGAAACAGGCCAAGCTGCTCATTAGCAACGTAAGCAAACGTTATTCCACTGATGAGGGCGCAATTCTTCTTCAGCCTTATGAAGCAAGGGTTTATCAAATGCGTCAGTAA
- a CDS encoding metal-dependent hydrolase codes for MLNITYHGHSSVQLGTENKSLIIDPFLRGNELAVTKPEDIKTDAVLLTHAHMDHILDAEPIAKVNHAKVVAIVELATYMSWKGLDTLGMNMGGTVDLGFAQAKMIQAFHTSGIVLEEEQRIMYAGLPAGYIIHIGGKTILHAGDTSLFGDMKMIGDRHDIDVAFLPIGGHYTMGPEDALQAAEWFNAKLTIPVHYDTFPMIRQDAEKFVEQLASKGLEGRVLAPGESLTL; via the coding sequence TTGCTGAATATTACCTACCATGGTCACTCTAGTGTACAACTGGGCACAGAAAATAAATCTTTGATTATTGATCCTTTTCTTCGTGGGAATGAACTTGCTGTCACCAAACCGGAAGACATTAAGACGGATGCCGTTTTACTGACACATGCACATATGGATCACATTTTGGATGCTGAACCCATTGCCAAGGTCAATCATGCCAAGGTGGTCGCTATTGTGGAACTGGCTACATATATGTCATGGAAGGGGCTGGATACCCTTGGCATGAACATGGGTGGAACGGTAGATCTTGGCTTTGCCCAAGCCAAAATGATCCAGGCTTTCCATACGTCCGGGATCGTGCTGGAAGAGGAGCAACGGATCATGTACGCAGGTTTGCCAGCAGGATATATCATTCACATTGGCGGTAAAACCATTTTGCATGCCGGAGATACGAGCCTGTTCGGTGATATGAAAATGATCGGTGATCGCCATGATATCGATGTAGCTTTCCTGCCTATTGGCGGTCATTACACCATGGGGCCGGAAGATGCTCTGCAAGCGGCGGAATGGTTCAATGCCAAGCTGACGATCCCCGTTCATTATGATACATTCCCGATGATTCGTCAGGACGCCGAGAAGTTTGTGGAGCAGCTTGCTTCCAAAGGACTGGAGGGTCGTGTACTGGCACCGGGAGAGTCTCTTACGCTATAA